One genomic window of Coffea eugenioides isolate CCC68of chromosome 1, Ceug_1.0, whole genome shotgun sequence includes the following:
- the LOC113781284 gene encoding membrane protein of ER body-like protein isoform X3 gives MEVMQQFRTEVEKKKEVLHHFKEGVEEVVEEALLLRRRSANIPTVAANSGGNATVFPAAEEVAAVDLLDTTPKMEVASVSVDGDQKEVEKTSEEIVYFDKNEGSGPEWSHFNVKVEELGAKLKDVAINQVLSAVIHNKEVKLPTSTNPQLQEETDERVEVDDVLEETSDEEEIELEFERAVERIHTHDDYSMYCPNCSSRITKVVLRRKIRQRRVQTPKETQRDDLFGCLACFSVFIPSAGNRLNPFRIFGAGKGPESSPLLQQEQQTPDVSMPTSVTAQDKGKGFDLFWIFGKRRPHEKLSGDLDSSSPKVTNEPRDQANDQGDGVMTFIPNAIPPVGMTESKVATIGDGVMTFIPNAIPPVGMTESNVATLEIFVKKPKSEIEGDDVRIQVGDTPPVAPPIFPITDVFLTDVRIPETVIQSPSSRSLEIVKSIVYGGMMESIASLSVVSSAAASDATTLNIVALGLANLVGGLVVLAHNLRDLRYGESSETNESRYKEQLGRKEHFFFHATLAVLSYLVFGLIPPVIYGFTFRESDDRDYKILAVAAASLLCIVILAIAKAYTRGEHKFVAYFKTILYYVTSAVLVSGIAYAVGNLVNKLLERLGWLNPATVEPQLFSQAKSFNPTSWASY, from the exons ATGGAAGTCATGCAGCAGTTTAGGACGGAGgtagagaagaaaaaagaagtgtTGCATCACTTCAAGGAGGGGGTTGAGGAGGTGGTTGAAGAGGCTTTACTGCTACGTCGTCGCTCCGCCAACATCCCAACTGTAGCTGCCAACAGTGGAGGTAACGCTACTGTCTTCCCCGCCGCCGAGGAGGTAGCTGCTGTAGATTTGTTGGATACTACTCCCAAGATGGAGGTGGCGAGTGTTAGTGTGGACGGCGACCAGAAGGAGGTGGAAAAGACGTCTGAAGAGATTGTTTACTTCGACAAAAATGAAG GTAGTGGACCGGAATGGTCTCATTTTAATGTCAAAGTGGAGGAGTTGGGTGCCAAACTAAAAGATGTAGCTATTAACCAGGTTCTGAGTGCTGTCATCCACAATAAGGAGGTCAAGTTGCCGACCTCCACGAACCCACAGCTGCAGGAAGAAACGGATGAACGTGTAGAGGTTGATGATGTATTGGAGGAAACAAGTGACGAGGAAGAAATAGAACTGGAGTTTGAGAGGGCAGTGGAGAGGATACACACTCATGATGATTATAGCATGTACTGTCCTAATTGTAGCAGTCGTATTACAAAGGTGGTTCTGCGTAGGAAAATAAGGCAAAGGAGGGTTCAAACTCCAAAAGAAACTCAGCGTGATGACCTGTTTGGATGCTTAGCATGCTTCAGCGTATTTATTCCTTCCG CAGGGAATAGACTGAATCCATTTCGAATCTTTGGAGCTGGCAAAGGGCCTGAAAGCTCGCCACTTCTCCAACAAGAGCAACAAACACCAGATGTGAGTATGCCCACATCTGTCACAGCACAGGACAAAG GAAAAGGCTTTGATCTATTCTGgatttttggaaagagaagACCACATGAAAAACTCTCAGGAGATTTGGATTCTTCCTCCCCCAAAGTCACAAATGAGCCAAGAGATCAGGCCAATGATCAAG GAGATGGTGTCATGACTTTCATACCAAATGCAATACCACCAGTTGGAATGACTGAAAGCAAGGTTGCAACTATAG GAGACGGTGTGATGACTTTCATACCAAATGCGATACCACCAGTAGGAATGACTGAAAGTAACGTGGCAACTCTAG aaatttttgttaaaaagcCAAAAAGCGAGATCGAAGGAGATGATGTGAGAATTCAAGTTGGAGACACACCACCTGTTGCTCCTCCAATTTTCCCAATAACAGATGTTTTCCTTACTGATGTAAGAATACCAGAGACCGTTATCCAATCACCAAGTTCCAGGTCATTGGAGATAGTCAAAAGTATCGTATATGGAGGTATGATGGAGTCAATTGCAAGCTTAAGTGTTGTTTCATCAGCTGCAGCTTCTGACGCTACCACAT TGAACATTGTGGCACTTGGATTGGCAAACCTAGTTGGTGGACTTGTCGTCCTTGCTCATAAT CTTAGGGACTTGAGATACGGAGAGTCTAGTGAAACCAATGAGAGCAGATACAAGGAACAACTTGGTCGGAAAgaacatttcttttttcacGCAACGCTAGCTGTGCTATCGTACCTTGTATTTGGCCTGATCCCACCTGTAATATACGGCTTCACATTCCGTGAGAGTGATGATAGGGATTACAAGATTTTGGCAGTTGCAGCAGCTTCTCTTTTGTGCATTGTTATTCTTGCAATTGCAAAGGCATACACACGCGGGGAACACAAGTTCGTGGCATACTTCAAAACCATACTGTACTACGTTACCTCAGCAGTGTTGGTCTCAGGCATTGCCTATGCTGTGGGTAACTTAGTCAACAAGCTCCTAGAGAGACTAGGTTGGTTGAACCCTGCTACAGTTGAGCCTCAGTTGTTTTCTCAAGCCAAGTCATTCAATCCAACCAGCTGGGCTTCGTACTGA
- the LOC113781284 gene encoding membrane protein of ER body-like protein isoform X1: MEVMQQFRTEVEKKKEVLHHFKEGVEEVVEEALLLRRRSANIPTVAANSGGNATVFPAAEEVAAVDLLDTTPKMEVASVSVDGDQKEVEKTSEEIVYFDKNEGSGPEWSHFNVKVEELGAKLKDVAINQVLSAVIHNKEVKLPTSTNPQLQEETDERVEVDDVLEETSDEEEIELEFERAVERIHTHDDYSMYCPNCSSRITKVVLRRKIRQRRVQTPKETQRDDLFGCLACFSVFIPSAGNRLNPFRIFGAGKGPESSPLLQQEQQTPDVSMPTSVTAQDKGKGFDLFWIFGKRRPHEKLSGDLDSSSPKVTNEPRDQANDQGDGVMTFIPNAIPPVGMTESKVATIGDGVMTFIPNAIPPVGMTESNVATLGDGVKTFIPNALPAQGSVLNGNIVPIGIIDKTEIFVKKPKSEIEGDDVRIQVGDTPPVAPPIFPITDVFLTDVRIPETVIQSPSSRSLEIVKSIVYGGMMESIASLSVVSSAAASDATTLNIVALGLANLVGGLVVLAHNLRDLRYGESSETNESRYKEQLGRKEHFFFHATLAVLSYLVFGLIPPVIYGFTFRESDDRDYKILAVAAASLLCIVILAIAKAYTRGEHKFVAYFKTILYYVTSAVLVSGIAYAVGNLVNKLLERLGWLNPATVEPQLFSQAKSFNPTSWASY, translated from the exons ATGGAAGTCATGCAGCAGTTTAGGACGGAGgtagagaagaaaaaagaagtgtTGCATCACTTCAAGGAGGGGGTTGAGGAGGTGGTTGAAGAGGCTTTACTGCTACGTCGTCGCTCCGCCAACATCCCAACTGTAGCTGCCAACAGTGGAGGTAACGCTACTGTCTTCCCCGCCGCCGAGGAGGTAGCTGCTGTAGATTTGTTGGATACTACTCCCAAGATGGAGGTGGCGAGTGTTAGTGTGGACGGCGACCAGAAGGAGGTGGAAAAGACGTCTGAAGAGATTGTTTACTTCGACAAAAATGAAG GTAGTGGACCGGAATGGTCTCATTTTAATGTCAAAGTGGAGGAGTTGGGTGCCAAACTAAAAGATGTAGCTATTAACCAGGTTCTGAGTGCTGTCATCCACAATAAGGAGGTCAAGTTGCCGACCTCCACGAACCCACAGCTGCAGGAAGAAACGGATGAACGTGTAGAGGTTGATGATGTATTGGAGGAAACAAGTGACGAGGAAGAAATAGAACTGGAGTTTGAGAGGGCAGTGGAGAGGATACACACTCATGATGATTATAGCATGTACTGTCCTAATTGTAGCAGTCGTATTACAAAGGTGGTTCTGCGTAGGAAAATAAGGCAAAGGAGGGTTCAAACTCCAAAAGAAACTCAGCGTGATGACCTGTTTGGATGCTTAGCATGCTTCAGCGTATTTATTCCTTCCG CAGGGAATAGACTGAATCCATTTCGAATCTTTGGAGCTGGCAAAGGGCCTGAAAGCTCGCCACTTCTCCAACAAGAGCAACAAACACCAGATGTGAGTATGCCCACATCTGTCACAGCACAGGACAAAG GAAAAGGCTTTGATCTATTCTGgatttttggaaagagaagACCACATGAAAAACTCTCAGGAGATTTGGATTCTTCCTCCCCCAAAGTCACAAATGAGCCAAGAGATCAGGCCAATGATCAAG GAGATGGTGTCATGACTTTCATACCAAATGCAATACCACCAGTTGGAATGACTGAAAGCAAGGTTGCAACTATAG GAGACGGTGTGATGACTTTCATACCAAATGCGATACCACCAGTAGGAATGACTGAAAGTAACGTGGCAACTCTAG GAGATGGTGTCAAGACTTTCATACCAAATGCATTACCAGCACAAGGATCTGTACTGAATGGGAATATTGTGCCTATTGGCATCATTGACAAAACTG aaatttttgttaaaaagcCAAAAAGCGAGATCGAAGGAGATGATGTGAGAATTCAAGTTGGAGACACACCACCTGTTGCTCCTCCAATTTTCCCAATAACAGATGTTTTCCTTACTGATGTAAGAATACCAGAGACCGTTATCCAATCACCAAGTTCCAGGTCATTGGAGATAGTCAAAAGTATCGTATATGGAGGTATGATGGAGTCAATTGCAAGCTTAAGTGTTGTTTCATCAGCTGCAGCTTCTGACGCTACCACAT TGAACATTGTGGCACTTGGATTGGCAAACCTAGTTGGTGGACTTGTCGTCCTTGCTCATAAT CTTAGGGACTTGAGATACGGAGAGTCTAGTGAAACCAATGAGAGCAGATACAAGGAACAACTTGGTCGGAAAgaacatttcttttttcacGCAACGCTAGCTGTGCTATCGTACCTTGTATTTGGCCTGATCCCACCTGTAATATACGGCTTCACATTCCGTGAGAGTGATGATAGGGATTACAAGATTTTGGCAGTTGCAGCAGCTTCTCTTTTGTGCATTGTTATTCTTGCAATTGCAAAGGCATACACACGCGGGGAACACAAGTTCGTGGCATACTTCAAAACCATACTGTACTACGTTACCTCAGCAGTGTTGGTCTCAGGCATTGCCTATGCTGTGGGTAACTTAGTCAACAAGCTCCTAGAGAGACTAGGTTGGTTGAACCCTGCTACAGTTGAGCCTCAGTTGTTTTCTCAAGCCAAGTCATTCAATCCAACCAGCTGGGCTTCGTACTGA
- the LOC113781284 gene encoding membrane protein of ER body-like protein isoform X2, with translation MEVMQQFRTEVEKKKEVLHHFKEGVEEVVEEALLLRRRSANIPTVAANSGGNATVFPAAEEVAAVDLLDTTPKMEVASVSVDGDQKEVEKTSEEIVYFDKNEGSGPEWSHFNVKVEELGAKLKDVAINQVLSAVIHNKEVKLPTSTNPQLQEETDERVEVDDVLEETSDEEEIELEFERAVERIHTHDDYSMYCPNCSSRITKVVLRRKIRQRRVQTPKETQRDDLFGCLACFSVFIPSGNRLNPFRIFGAGKGPESSPLLQQEQQTPDVSMPTSVTAQDKGKGFDLFWIFGKRRPHEKLSGDLDSSSPKVTNEPRDQANDQGDGVMTFIPNAIPPVGMTESKVATIGDGVMTFIPNAIPPVGMTESNVATLGDGVKTFIPNALPAQGSVLNGNIVPIGIIDKTEIFVKKPKSEIEGDDVRIQVGDTPPVAPPIFPITDVFLTDVRIPETVIQSPSSRSLEIVKSIVYGGMMESIASLSVVSSAAASDATTLNIVALGLANLVGGLVVLAHNLRDLRYGESSETNESRYKEQLGRKEHFFFHATLAVLSYLVFGLIPPVIYGFTFRESDDRDYKILAVAAASLLCIVILAIAKAYTRGEHKFVAYFKTILYYVTSAVLVSGIAYAVGNLVNKLLERLGWLNPATVEPQLFSQAKSFNPTSWASY, from the exons ATGGAAGTCATGCAGCAGTTTAGGACGGAGgtagagaagaaaaaagaagtgtTGCATCACTTCAAGGAGGGGGTTGAGGAGGTGGTTGAAGAGGCTTTACTGCTACGTCGTCGCTCCGCCAACATCCCAACTGTAGCTGCCAACAGTGGAGGTAACGCTACTGTCTTCCCCGCCGCCGAGGAGGTAGCTGCTGTAGATTTGTTGGATACTACTCCCAAGATGGAGGTGGCGAGTGTTAGTGTGGACGGCGACCAGAAGGAGGTGGAAAAGACGTCTGAAGAGATTGTTTACTTCGACAAAAATGAAG GTAGTGGACCGGAATGGTCTCATTTTAATGTCAAAGTGGAGGAGTTGGGTGCCAAACTAAAAGATGTAGCTATTAACCAGGTTCTGAGTGCTGTCATCCACAATAAGGAGGTCAAGTTGCCGACCTCCACGAACCCACAGCTGCAGGAAGAAACGGATGAACGTGTAGAGGTTGATGATGTATTGGAGGAAACAAGTGACGAGGAAGAAATAGAACTGGAGTTTGAGAGGGCAGTGGAGAGGATACACACTCATGATGATTATAGCATGTACTGTCCTAATTGTAGCAGTCGTATTACAAAGGTGGTTCTGCGTAGGAAAATAAGGCAAAGGAGGGTTCAAACTCCAAAAGAAACTCAGCGTGATGACCTGTTTGGATGCTTAGCATGCTTCAGCGTATTTATTCCTTCCG GGAATAGACTGAATCCATTTCGAATCTTTGGAGCTGGCAAAGGGCCTGAAAGCTCGCCACTTCTCCAACAAGAGCAACAAACACCAGATGTGAGTATGCCCACATCTGTCACAGCACAGGACAAAG GAAAAGGCTTTGATCTATTCTGgatttttggaaagagaagACCACATGAAAAACTCTCAGGAGATTTGGATTCTTCCTCCCCCAAAGTCACAAATGAGCCAAGAGATCAGGCCAATGATCAAG GAGATGGTGTCATGACTTTCATACCAAATGCAATACCACCAGTTGGAATGACTGAAAGCAAGGTTGCAACTATAG GAGACGGTGTGATGACTTTCATACCAAATGCGATACCACCAGTAGGAATGACTGAAAGTAACGTGGCAACTCTAG GAGATGGTGTCAAGACTTTCATACCAAATGCATTACCAGCACAAGGATCTGTACTGAATGGGAATATTGTGCCTATTGGCATCATTGACAAAACTG aaatttttgttaaaaagcCAAAAAGCGAGATCGAAGGAGATGATGTGAGAATTCAAGTTGGAGACACACCACCTGTTGCTCCTCCAATTTTCCCAATAACAGATGTTTTCCTTACTGATGTAAGAATACCAGAGACCGTTATCCAATCACCAAGTTCCAGGTCATTGGAGATAGTCAAAAGTATCGTATATGGAGGTATGATGGAGTCAATTGCAAGCTTAAGTGTTGTTTCATCAGCTGCAGCTTCTGACGCTACCACAT TGAACATTGTGGCACTTGGATTGGCAAACCTAGTTGGTGGACTTGTCGTCCTTGCTCATAAT CTTAGGGACTTGAGATACGGAGAGTCTAGTGAAACCAATGAGAGCAGATACAAGGAACAACTTGGTCGGAAAgaacatttcttttttcacGCAACGCTAGCTGTGCTATCGTACCTTGTATTTGGCCTGATCCCACCTGTAATATACGGCTTCACATTCCGTGAGAGTGATGATAGGGATTACAAGATTTTGGCAGTTGCAGCAGCTTCTCTTTTGTGCATTGTTATTCTTGCAATTGCAAAGGCATACACACGCGGGGAACACAAGTTCGTGGCATACTTCAAAACCATACTGTACTACGTTACCTCAGCAGTGTTGGTCTCAGGCATTGCCTATGCTGTGGGTAACTTAGTCAACAAGCTCCTAGAGAGACTAGGTTGGTTGAACCCTGCTACAGTTGAGCCTCAGTTGTTTTCTCAAGCCAAGTCATTCAATCCAACCAGCTGGGCTTCGTACTGA
- the LOC113775647 gene encoding membrane protein of ER body 2-like — MEVMQQLRTEVVEEAVEEALLQRRLPVANIPTAAANGGGNATVFPAAEEVAAVDLLDTTSKMEVVSGSVEGDQKKVEKTSEEIVYFDKNEGSGLEWSRSNVKVEESGSAKLKHVQIDPVLPVISGKAVRQQPSTSPQPLEETDEHAEVEDVPEFESGEEEIEVEFERAVEKLHTHDDYSMYCPNCSSRITKVVLRRKIRQRRVPIPTQTERHDLFGCLSCFKIVFPSGNRLNPFLIFRAGKGPESTPPLQPVQQSPDASMPTSGTAQDKGNFIKKPKSKIKGDDVRIRVGHTQPGEGIAETIAQSQSSRSLEIVRSIVYGGLMESIASLSVVSSAAASDATTLNIVALGLANLVGGLVVLAHNLRDLKYGDSSETNESRYEEQLGRKEHFFLHAMLAVLSYLVFGLIPPVIYGFTFRESDDRDHKILAVAAASLLCIVILAIAKAYTRGEHKFMAYFKTILYYVTSAVMVSGIAYAVGNLVNKLLERLGWLNPATVEPRLFSQAKSFNPTSTASY; from the exons ATGGAAGTCATGCAGCAGCTGAGGACGGAGGTGGTTGAGGAGGCAGTTGAAGAGGCTTTATTGCAACGTCGTCTTCCCGTTGCCAACATCCCAACTGCAGCTGCCAACGGTGGAGGTAACGCTACTGTCTTCCCCGCCGCCGAGGAGGTAGCTGCTGTAGATTTGTTGGATACTACTTCCAAGATGGAGGTGGTAAGTGGTAGTGTGGAAGGCGACCAGAAGAAGGTGGAAAAGACGTCTGAAGAGATTGTTTACTTCGACAAAAATGAAG GTAGTGGGCTGGAATGGTCTCGTTCTAATGTCAAAGTGGAGGAGTCGGGTAGTGCCAAACTGAAGCACGTACAAATCGACCCGGTTCTGCCGGTGATAAGTGGTAAGGCGGTCAGGCAGCAGCCCTCCACAAGCCCACAGCCGCTGGAAGAAACCGATGAACATGCAGAGGTGGAAGATGTACCAGAGTTCGAAAGTGGCGAGGAAGAAATAGAAGTGGAGTTTGAGAGGGCAGTAGAGAAGCTACACACTCATGATGACTATAGCATGTACTGTCCTAACTGCAGCAGTCGCATTACTAAGGTGGTTCTGCGTAGGAAAATTAGGCAAAGGAGGGTTCCAATTCCAACACAAACTGAGCGTCATGACCTGTTTGGATGCTTGTCATGCTTCAAGATAGTTTTTCCTTCGG GGAATAGACTGAATCCATTTCTAATTTTTCGAGCTGGCAAAGGGCCTGAAAGCACACCACCTCTCCAACCAGTGCAACAATCACCAGATGCAAGCATGCCCACATCTGGCACAGCACAGGACAAAG GAAATTTTATCAAGAAACCAAAAAGCAAGATCAAAGGAGATGATGTGAGAATTCGAGTTGGACACACACAGCCTGGTGAAGGAATAGCGGAGACCATCGCCCAATCACAAAGTTCCAGGTCATTGGAGATTGTCAGAAGTATTGTATATGGAGGTTTGATGGAGTCAATTGCAAGCCTAAGTGTTGTTTCATCGGCAGCAGCTTCTGACGCTACCACAT TGAACATTGTGGCACTTGGATTGGCAAACCTCGTTGGTGGACTTGTCGTCCTTGCACATAAT CTTAGGGACTTGAAATACGGAGACTCTAGTGAAACCAATGAAAGCAGATACGAGGAACAACTTGGTCGGAAAGAGCATTTCTTTCTTCATGCAATGCTAGCTGTGCTATCGTACCTTGTATTTGGCCTAATCCCACCTGTAATATACGGCTTCACATTCCGTGAGAGTGATGATAGGGATCACAAGATTTTGGCAGTTGCAGCAGCTTCTCTTTTGTGCATTGTTATTCTTGCAATTGCAAAGGCATACACACGCGGGGAACACAAGTTCATGGCATACTTCAAAACCATACTGTACTACGTTACTTCAGCAGTGATGGTCTCAGGCATTGCCTATGCTGTGGGTAACTTAGTCAACAAGCTCCTAGAGAGACTAGGTTGGTTGAACCCTGCTACCGTTGAGCCTCGGTTGTTTTCCCAAGCCAAGTCATTCAATCCAACCAGCACGGCTTCGTACTGA